The uncultured Desulfatiglans sp. DNA window GGCCATGTTGTCTGCCACCGCGTAAGGTCAGTCCTGCATGCGGGAGGGGTCGCCGGTCGGCAGGCCCAGTTCGCGCGCCCTCAGGACGCGCCGCAGGAGCTTCCCTGCGCTTGTCTTAGGGAGGTTATCAACAAATTCCACTTCCCGCAAGGGGGTGTCGGGAGAAAGATTGGCCTTGACAAAGGCCTTGATCTCCTGGTTCATCCGCCCGCTCGGGGCTATGCCGGTGTTCAGCTTCACGAAGGCCTTCAGGTGCGGCTGGTTCGGCTGGGCGGTCTTCGCGATGACGGCGGATTCGGCCACGGCCGGATGCTGAAAGAGGATGTGCTCGATCTCGAAGGGACCGATGACCTTCTCCCCGATCTTGATGAGGTCGTCCATCCGCCCCTGGTGGTAGTAGTAGCCCTCCTCGTCCATGATGACCATGTCTCCTGTGGAAAACCAGCCTTCGAAGGGAAAGTACGCCAGGAAGCGCTCTCGATCCTGCCAGATGCCGGTCATGAGCGCGGGCCAGGGCGTCTTGAGCGCCAGCTCCCCCATGGAGAGAAACGGCAGCGGCTCCCCCTTCTCGTCGAGGACGGAGGCCTCGATGCCCGGGACGGGCCTGCCCATGGACCCGGGCTTGATGTCCATGGAGGGGAAATTCGCAAAGCAGATCATCCCGGTCTCGCTCATCCACCAGGTGTCATGCGGAGAGTGCTGGAGGTGGCTCCTGACCCAGTAGAAATGCTCCGGGGCGAGGGCCTCTCCGACCGTCAGGACATGACGGAGGTTCGAGAGGTCGTAGCGCGTCGGCAGGTCTTCACCGGCCTCCATGAGCTTCTTGATCGTCATGGGGGTCGTGTACCACACGGACACCTTGTGCCGTTCGAGGGTCCGGTAACAGTTCGAGGCCGAGAAGGGGTCCCCCAGCACCACGCTCGTCGCCCCGCAAAGCCACGGTGCGAAGGTGCTGTAAACGGTCGCCATCACCCAGGCCGGGTGGCCGTCCGTCCAGAGCACGGTCCCCGGGGAGAGGTCCAGCACGTACCGGCCGGTCATCAGGTGCCCGGCGAGGTCGCGGTGGGCGTGCACGACCCCTTTCGGAGGCCCGGTCGAGCCGGAGGTGTAGATGAGGTAGAGCGGGCTGTCCTCGGCCAGGAGGACCGGGGGAAGGATCGTGGTGCCGCCCGGCAGCCTCTGGGGGATCAGGGTCTCGCGGTTGAAGACCCGCGGCAGCGGGCCTTCCGTGAAAAGCACGTGTTCGACGGGGCCCAGGACCTCGGGCGGGAGGGTTTCGACGGTTTCGGGATGGGTCAGCAGCGCGCGTGGAGAGGCGTTGCGGATGCGCTGATCCAATTCGTCGAACCCGAGGGTCGGGTAGAGCGGGCAGAAAATGATCCCCACGCGGGCGCAGCCGAGCATCGCGAAATAGATCTCGGGGCAGGGTGGCACGAAGATGAACAGCCGGTCGCCGGCCTTCAGGCCAAGGTCGAGGAGCATGGCGCCCCATTGCGAGGAGATCGTCTGCAATTGGGCGTATGTCCAGGAGCGCGCTTCCCCCGCCCGGTCGAAGACGAGCGCCGGTCGCTGTCCGTGCTCCGGGTCCTCCGCCCAGCGGTCGATGGCGTAGGCGACGATGTTGAGCGGTTCGCCGGGTGAGCGTCGCAGCTCCCGGTGGATGTCGTCCCAGGCGAAGGCGCGGTAAAAATTGCTGTAGGAGCCCATTTGGGCATTCGGGTCTTCTGCCTTGATACGAGCCTTGATCATAGGTTGCCCTGCTCTGGCCGCTGTTACGCGGCGTTTGTTTGAAAGGAGGCACCGTGGTCTGAACGCGCTGCACCCGGAGGTGTTTCCAGGCATCTTTCGGACCCGGGAAACGCCAATGCGGGCGGCCCAGGGTGGGCCCCCTATGGCCCTTCGATGTCTATCCGCATCATCCTTTCGCAGTCGAAGGCGTCGCAGAACTGGAACCCGATATTGCGGTAAAGCCTCACCGCATGGAAGTTGACGGTTTCGACGGTCAACCAGACGCATCCGATGCCCCGGTCCCGGGCAAGTTCGAGGGTGCGCCGGGTCAGGATGGTCCCGATCCCCTTGCTGCGGAAATCCTGATGCACGAAGATCAGGAATTCAGCGTCGCATTTCGCCGGATCGATCAGGATCGCGGCATGCCCGATCAGCCGGTCGCAGCGGTGGGCGCAGAGGTTGACCCCGCTGTCCAGGAGAAACGCAACCCAGGACCGGCATGCGGTCGGATTGGAGGGGGGAAGCCCCTGTGAAGCCGGTTTCGGTTCGAAGCCATCGTACATGTCGAGCAGTTCCGGGAGCACAGACGCATCGGCCACCCTGAGTTCCACCGGCATCCCGTATTTGTCGAAATGGGTCACCCTGTCATCCACCTTCTACGCTCCATTGCGGCCAGAGCCGCTTCGCTTGGCAGAGTCGGGCCGGTCCGGTTTTTCGAGGGCGTCGAGCGGTTCGGCGCCCCTCATTTCTTCGAACCGGCCCCTCCCACAAGGGCGGACCGATCGAACCGCAGAGGACCGATTGAACTACGACGGATCGATCGAAGCGACGTAGCGCACGATCTCGGCGGCGTGATCGATCTCGGTCATGTCGGCCGTCCAGGAACCGAAGCCGTTGAAGGTCTTCACGACGGTTTCCGCCAGAACGCTTTCATCGGTGGGATCCACCAGAACCACCCGCGAAAAGAGAGCGGAGTAGGCGTAGTTGGCGGCGATGCCGCTTCGGGCGGCGAAGCCCTGGTAGGTCGCGCGCGTTTCCACGTCAAGGCGCAGCCTTTTTTCCCCCTGCCCTTCGCTCGGCCGGAGGCCTGCGGTCATGAGCTGCTTTTCCAGTTCGAAGCGCAGCCGGGTAGGGATCGACGGGGGCGTTTCCAGTTCGTCTGCGGCCTTGACGATGCCCAGTTCGACCCGGTAGCCCTTCTCGCGAAGCGGTGAACGATCGGGGGGTTGTTCCGCAGGCCGGATCCCGGCGCAGGCCGCTGCGACGCTGACGATCATGATGGTGAGAAGCAGAATCGATCGCTGTCTTTGCATGTCGAATCTCCTTGGTATCCATCCGGAAATGGTCTTTTTTACCGATCCCGGCGTCCATCTTCACGTTTGCCTGTGTGGCGGCCCATAGCCCGCCTGTGCGCAATCGCCGGCTATCCTGATGTATCGGGTGAGCCGGGACCCTCCGCGAAGGGGTGGGACTGAGCGCCCGAAGGGTGTAGGGGAAAGTCCTCCCATCCGAATTGGAAAGCGGATCTTACCGGAAAATGGTTTCCGGAAGGGCGCTCCTCTGAAGGAACGGAGTTCTTCGATCCGTTTCCGAAGGATCTGCCCGTCGCTCCGCCGGGGGGCCGGAAGCGGTGGTTTCTTAAGAAGGAGCATACTCAGTATCGCTTGAAAATTCAACCGGGAAGGCGCAGGATCATGACAGGAATCCGCACGGTGGAGGGCGGAGTGAAAGAACGTCATCGATGCATGCAATTCTGTCGGGATGCCGTGAATCCGCGCGGTCCGGCCCGGCTCGAACGAGGGGGCCCGCTGCTGCTCGTTCATCCGCCTGTGGCGAAGGTGAGCGAGCCGCCGGCCGGGATCGCACGGCTGGCCGGAGCGCTCGGCCGCCGCGGGATCGGGTGCGTGGTCCTCGATGCCAACCTCGAAGGGCTTTTGGGACTGATTCGGACACCGGTCGCGGCGTCGGACCGCTGGACGCAGAGGGCCTTGCGCGGAGTGGAGCGCAACCTCGCCACGCTCTCGTCATGGGACGGTTATCGGAATATTGACCGTTACAAACGGGCCGTCGCGGATCTGAACCGGGTGGCGGGGGCGGCAGCGGCTGAATCGGGCGTGCACCTGACTCTTGCCGATTACCAGGATCCACTCCGCTCAGCCGTGCGAAGCACCGATCTCCTGGCCGCAGCCGAGGCGCCGGAGGCTGATCCGTTCTTCGGTTGGTTCAGCCGGCGCCTGGAGCAGGTGCTTTCCGTCCATCGGCCGTCGATGGTCGGGTTTTCCCTCAATTACTTGAGCCAGGCCCTCACGGCCTTCGCCATGGCGGGATTCCTGAGAAGACTCGACGGGCGGCTACGCATTGTCTTCGGCGGCGGACTGGTGACCTCCTGGATGCGGCGCCCGGCTTTCCGGAATCCGTTCGGGGGCCTCATCGACACGTTGGTCGCGGGTCCCGGCGAAGGCTTCCTCCTGGAAAGCTTCGGGGTCGACGGCCCGGTCGCG harbors:
- a CDS encoding Acetyltransferase, which translates into the protein MDDRVTHFDKYGMPVELRVADASVLPELLDMYDGFEPKPASQGLPPSNPTACRSWVAFLLDSGVNLCAHRCDRLIGHAAILIDPAKCDAEFLIFVHQDFRSKGIGTILTRRTLELARDRGIGCVWLTVETVNFHAVRLYRNIGFQFCDAFDCERMMRIDIEGP
- a CDS encoding exported hypothetical protein (Evidence 5 : Unknown function), which encodes MQRQRSILLLTIMIVSVAAACAGIRPAEQPPDRSPLREKGYRVELGIVKAADELETPPSIPTRLRFELEKQLMTAGLRPSEGQGEKRLRLDVETRATYQGFAARSGIAANYAYSALFSRVVLVDPTDESVLAETVVKTFNGFGSWTADMTEIDHAAEIVRYVASIDPS
- the acsA gene encoding Acetyl-coenzyme A synthetase, with the translated sequence MIKARIKAEDPNAQMGSYSNFYRAFAWDDIHRELRRSPGEPLNIVAYAIDRWAEDPEHGQRPALVFDRAGEARSWTYAQLQTISSQWGAMLLDLGLKAGDRLFIFVPPCPEIYFAMLGCARVGIIFCPLYPTLGFDELDQRIRNASPRALLTHPETVETLPPEVLGPVEHVLFTEGPLPRVFNRETLIPQRLPGGTTILPPVLLAEDSPLYLIYTSGSTGPPKGVVHAHRDLAGHLMTGRYVLDLSPGTVLWTDGHPAWVMATVYSTFAPWLCGATSVVLGDPFSASNCYRTLERHKVSVWYTTPMTIKKLMEAGEDLPTRYDLSNLRHVLTVGEALAPEHFYWVRSHLQHSPHDTWWMSETGMICFANFPSMDIKPGSMGRPVPGIEASVLDEKGEPLPFLSMGELALKTPWPALMTGIWQDRERFLAYFPFEGWFSTGDMVIMDEEGYYYHQGRMDDLIKIGEKVIGPFEIEHILFQHPAVAESAVIAKTAQPNQPHLKAFVKLNTGIAPSGRMNQEIKAFVKANLSPDTPLREVEFVDNLPKTSAGKLLRRVLRARELGLPTGDPSRMQD